One region of Wyeomyia smithii strain HCP4-BCI-WySm-NY-G18 chromosome 3, ASM2978416v1, whole genome shotgun sequence genomic DNA includes:
- the LOC129727739 gene encoding extracellular serine/threonine protein kinase four-jointed, whose translation MFDVRTVEAGGSCDQDRDSDTMSITARRRRAFQRQACLLSVMAAFSLGLALGVFVPLIGMSQAVTNAKGSSSSSTSSGSSDSDSAIDGTETGPSPMGRFEHLPHKLPHFPTIDDLRGKDSYNSVSFIAEEKLKAEDVFRHAFHIDQRDDKDTMVIKKFDPEDRYIKEYTVRRTPDGLFHKGPEKKLSQPSIIEQILSSGKPEKENQDEASIQIVNHNYDQDDLEDTDGVILNDIFWGSTVEQSLPKGFDKRQSDSWTRYLQNAEVDHLEVGCGRMQNRMVVFRDGTRACARYRQNTDQIQGELFSFYLGQLLNITNLAPSAASIIDMETKLWSSVTDDISNSQWKSTKPVVITKWIGHLEPAGIPKPFQPLERHLNKLDVKNITEGLDIPKSPPTLLDRLGATPIPELQPIRPPGAPLGEHVLQRLVELAQWSDLIVFDYLIANLDRVVNNLYNFQWNADIMAAPAHNLARQADSQLLVFLDNESGLLHGYRLLKKYEAYHGLLLDNLCVFRRSTIVALQHLRDNDVGQRLNELFERTTNAKIRDVLPPLPEKSVKILVDRIDRVLGQVQKCREIFSNR comes from the coding sequence ATGTTTGACGTTCGTACCGTGGAAGCCGGTGGAAGTTGTGATCAAGATCGTGATAGTGATACAATGTCAATCACAGCGAGACGACGACGTGCATTTCAACGGCAGGCCTGTTTACTGAGCGTTATGGCCGCGTTTTCCCTCGGACTGGCACTTGGCGTGTTTGTGCCACTAATTGGTATGTCACAGGCGGTGACGAATGCGAAAGGTTCGAGCAGTAGTAGCACTAGTAGCGGCAGTAGTGATAGTGACAGTGCCATCGATGGGACAGAAACCGGTCCCAGCCCGATGGGAAGGTTCGAACATTTACCCCACAAATTGCCCCACTTTCCGACGATTGACGATCTGAGGGGGAAGGATTCGTACAATTCCGTGTCCTTTATCGCTGAAGAGAAACTGAAAGCGGAGGACGTTTTTCGCCACGCGTTTCACATTGATCAGCGCGATGATAAGGATACGATGGTGATTAAGAAATTCGATCCCGAGGATCGATACATCAAAGAGTACACGGTACGACGAACTCCGGATGGTCTTTTTCACAAAGGCCCCGAGAAGAAACTTTCGCAGCCATCCATCATCGAGCAGATCCTGAGCTCCGGTAAGCCGGAGAAGGAAAATCAGGACGAGGCCTCGATTCAAATTGTCAACCACAACTACGATCAGGACGATCTTGAAGACACAGACGGCGTGATATTGAACGATATCTTTTGGGGCTCGACAGTCGAACAGTCGCTTCCGAAGGGATTCGATAAACGTCAGAGTGACTCATGGACTCGGTACTTGCAGAATGCCGAGGTTGACCACCTGGAAGTTGGCTGCGGCCGAATGCAGAACAGAATGGTCGTGTTTCGGGACGGGACCCGTGCGTGCGCCCGATATCGACAAAACACGGACCAAATCCAAGGAGAACTGTTCAGCTTCTATCTTGGTCAGCTGCTGAACATCACAAATCTCGCACCAAGTGCAGCATCGATCATCGACATGGAAACCAAGCTGTGGTCCTCCGTGACGGATGACATCTCGAATTCCCAATGGAAATCCACTAAACCGGTCGTGATTACCAAATGGATCGGACATCTTGAACCAGCGGGAATTCCGAAACCGTTTCAACCCCTGGAACGGCACCTCAACAAATTGGACGTCAAAAACATCACCGAAGGGCTCGATATACCAAAATCACCGCCCACTTTGCTGGATCGGCTTGGTGCCACGCCGATTCCGGAGCTGCAACCCATTCGGCCGCCCGGTGCCCCACTGGGTGAACATGTCCTCCAGCGTCTGGTAGAACTGGCACAATGGTCGGATCTGATCGTGTTTGACTATCTGATTGCAAACCTCGATCGGGTGGTGAACAACTTGTACAACTTCCAGTGGAATGCAGACATTATGGCCGCTCCAGCGCATAATCTCGCGCGGCAGGCCGACTCGCAGCTGCTGGTCTTCCTGGACAACGAGTCCGGGCTGCTACATGGCTACCGTTTGCTGAAAAAGTACGAAGCCTACCACGGTTTGCTGCTGGACAACTTGTGCGTATTCCGGCGCTCGACGATCGTGGCCTTGCAGCATCTACGGGACAACGATGTCGGCCAGCGGCTGAACGAACTTTTCGAACGCACCACCAATGCCAAGATCCGGGACGTACTGCCACCGCTGCCGGAGAAATCCGTTAAGATACTAGTCGATAGGATTGATCGAGTGTTAGGTCAAGTGCAAAAATGTCGTGAAATTTTCTCCAATCGATAG